In Deltaproteobacteria bacterium, the sequence TCTTCGCGTGGCTCTACAACCGAACCGTGGCCGACCGCATCGGCGTCGTCTACGACGACATGCTCGGCCGTTTTCTTCCGGAGGCGCGTCCCGGCACCTCGATTCTCGACGTGGGCTGCGGCCCCGGTCACGCCACGCGGCGTATCGCGCTCGCGAAACCCGATGTGCGCGTGACGGGCGTGGACTTGTCGGAACACATGATCGCACGGGCCAGGCGTGACGGCGTGGGCATGCCCAACCTGACTTTTCAAATCGGCGACGCGATGAAACTGCCGTTTGCCGATGCGTCGTTCGACGAGGTTGTCAGCACAGCTTCGATCAAGCACTGGCCTGATCCGGCGAGGGGCGTTCGCGAGATGGCGCGGGTGGCGAAGCCCGGCGCTCACGTGATGGTGCTCGAAGTGGATCGGGACGCGAGCGACGCGGCGATCACGAATTTCGTCCGGCTCTTTCTGCGGCCGCCGGGATCGCTCGCGTTCGTTCGGGCGTATTTTCGAAAGTTCATCGGAGGTCAGGGATCGAGCAGATCGGAACTCGCGGCGTGGATCGCGGATTCGGGTTTGTCGGAGCTGCGTGATGGGCAGGAAACGAATTGGCCGCTCGTCTGGGCCGG encodes:
- a CDS encoding class I SAM-dependent methyltransferase; amino-acid sequence: MAKHMNFFQMRGAYSTLFAWLYNRTVADRIGVVYDDMLGRFLPEARPGTSILDVGCGPGHATRRIALAKPDVRVTGVDLSEHMIARARRDGVGMPNLTFQIGDAMKLPFADASFDEVVSTASIKHWPDPARGVREMARVAKPGAHVMVLEVDRDASDAAITNFVRLFLRPPGSLAFVRAYFRKFIGGQGSSRSELAAWIADSGLSELRDGQETNWPLVWAGGTKA